acatatagattttgaaaaaaattgaaaaatatgaaaatatttttttaatgcatagttgaatcatgaactaacatataatgatggtcagagaggtttgaaaccttttttgtcaccgtttctctagaataacaattttattgtatttgtcaattaatttaggaagcatgtgaagttttactaaattaattcataaaaaaatataacgatgcccatgtaccatgaaagagagtttagaatacattaatacaaatgtataatgtggttagaaattttaaaataacactaaagattattggcttcagtatattaactatttaccgaaaagctgaatattttgtagcggttaacacatagattttgaaaaaaattgaaaatatatgaaatttttttaatacatagttgaatcatgaTCTAACATACGATGATGGCCAgagaggtttgtaacctttgctgtctccgtttctctagaataacgattttattgtggtttgtcaagtaatttagggagcatacgaagttttactaaataaattgataaaaaaaatataacgatgcccttgtaccacgaaagagagtttagaatacgttaatacaaatgtataatgtggttagaaattttaaaataacactaaagattattggcttcagtatattaactatttactgaaaaactgaatattttgtaggggttagagaggtttgaaaccttagCTGTCTccttttctctagaatagcgattttattgtggtttgtcaattaatttatggagcatatgaagttttactaaattaattgataaaataatataacgatgctcatgtaccatgaaagagagtttggaatacattaatacaaatgtataatatggttagaaaatttaaaataacactaaagattataggcttcagtatattaactatttaccaaaaaactgaatattttgtagggattaacacatagattttgagaaaaattgaaaaaacatgaaattattttttaatgcatagttgtatcataaactaacatatgatgatggtcagattggtttggaacctttgttgtctctatttctctagaataacgattttattgtgtttgtcaattaatttagggagcatatgaagttttactagttgataagaaaatataatgatgttcatgtaccatgaaagagagtttagaatacattaatacaaatgtataatgttgttagaatttttaaaataacactaaagattatagacttcgatatattaactatttaccgaaaaactgaatattttgtaggagtTAACACATATTCTGTAGGTAGTTTCAGTAATGTTTCTTTTCATTATACATagtaaaccaaatcaaaaccgGTTAAAATGAGTTTACCACaaccaaataaccaaaataattaaccgaaccaaaccaattaATTGGTTCACCACATCATTACACACTCTCAAGTCTCAACAATACTTTCTCTGAACTATACACACAAGttaatataaaaaagtaaaaaacgtTACAGCTTGCAGGTTAGAAGCaaagattaaaataaaaacttgatgagttagtttctttgtttctttcgaGTGGCAATCGGTTTCTTATGAGACTGCACTGAGAAACAAACACACTTAGGTTTCATGGCTTCAGCTTCACTCCCATGCTCTCTAAACCTGTAATCCTCCTCCTGTTTAAACGGAGGAGGAACCTTCCCTTCACTATAGCACTGGCTACACAAACTAAACCGGGCTTTCACTTCCTTAAACCAAGATCCAATAATCGGATACCGACAAACCGAACACACCTGGCTCCCATGCCGGTTTCTATCGTTACTCTCTAGTCTAAGAACCGTAGACATGATACCAAACCCCCAATCAGGATCATCCAACATGTCTAGAAACTGATTAAACGTTACTGTCACGGAGAATCaatcactttcttcttcttcaccgtGAGCTTCTAACATATAGATAGCTCTCAAGAGCTTGATGTACTTCTCTGCATCTGTTTTTGTAATCTGAGAGCTTCCTTCTTTCACTGGTTTCCACATAAGCGCCTCGAAGGCAACTCGCTTCCGTTTATCTGAATGTCCATTACATAAAGGCGCAATCACCGTTTAGAACATGCATGCCCATGTCGACTCTTCCAGACCCTGAGTCATCAAGAACCGAGAGGATCCTCTCGTTAATAGCCTTAATAGCTCCTTGGAAAGCCTCAGGCTTCAAGAAGACAAGGAGACGCCTGAGAATCTCCTCTACATTGATAATGTTAATGAAATGGTCCATATCCAAAGTACACCAAGCTGTTTTAGTTTTTGTCTGTCTTTGTGTGGAAGTAGATAGTGGACGGCAGTGTCAGAGTGTGGCAGCTATCAATTTTGTTAACattttattctaatatttatttaattaacatttaTTAACAATTTCTTATGAACTATTGTTGGTTAGTTTAAATCCAACATAGTGTGTATTATGTGCTATAAACATGTTTAATTTTCAGACTAAAAGATTTTGTGGATGCCATGAGGTAACTTTACAAAATCACCATATATCAAAGCATCTTAAGATAAAAAGAGTTTTATAACACTAAATACCAAATGAAGAGAGTGGCTCAGAGCTCTGTTTCATGGAACAGAGTAAGTAGTCTCTGATGAAGTTTCCAACGGAAGGAATACTAAACTCAATGGAACAGCGTCTCATTAGAGCTTCAGGGAGAAAATGATAGTTACCATGCAATTATCAGTTGGTCTGGTATGAGGCAAGTACATCACTACATGTGTCAAGCATGAGCTTATAAAACATACTAATTCATGGATAAGATCACATTGATACAAACGCTAAGTAGTAAACTGAAGTTTTCAACAATCACATACTTGGTTAATGCGGTTATAAGTTATAACATGGACCATCAATACGATCATGCGACCATTGATATAAAAGCTAAACACTCAGGGCATAATTTTGTGCCGGCTAAATCAACATCCTTGAACAGTTCGTGTCTCGATACACCCGCGAAAAGATTCTTTTAAAATTCAGTgaagaataaaacaaaaatacattatAAAGCTAGTCTATCTGTTTCAGGACAACAATGTCTAAGGAGAGATCTTCTACAATGTCAATAACTGAGACTTGTGATCAATGCCATTGAAGATGTAAGTCCCCAACATCGGAACAAACTGTTTTGTGACAAGCTGCAACACATAGACAGAGAGAGACACACACACATAGCAACAAGTTCAatcatcttttaattttaaacaattaaagTTCAGAGCAACAAGAAGGAAGTATGAACCTTGATGACTTCTTGAGATGCGATTCCTCCAACAAAGGCAGCAACCACATGAAGCTCCGAGGCACCAAAGCGACACATCTCATTGATAAGGTCATCAGGCAGTACTGAGCCGTTACACCCCAAATCGGCAAGAAGACTCAAGGCAGTAGTTTTTAACCGAGAAATGTCCTCATCCATTCCTctacaaaaaaatagattttgcaTATTAATAGCCAAACAAGGACCATTTGTTCAGAATCTTATTATTGCCAAAATGAATTTCTTACCCATCAAACTGGCCAGGAAACTTGTTGTAGTTGGCCGTAAACCTGTCCACAGCTCTGAGAAGAACATAAAACCCCATTGCACCACTGccacaataaaacaatattagcATAAAGATTTGGACTAAAACCAGAAACTATTTTGCTGCTGTATGAGCATAAGATGAACTAAGAGTTTCAGTGAGCTAAGGTTAACTAGATAAATAGCAGTTTTTGCAATAATCTATCACAtgcatcttatttttttaaatcagctGATGGTTTTGTGGTCATATGAAAAGAGCAGAGTCCCTGAAGAGATTCACACCTGTAATCCTCGTCCGCTAAACACTTTTGAATTTCGGTTACAGAAGGATTGCTGAACTCGTCCTCTACCGTACGATATCTGCATACCTGTAAAGTAGAGATTGAAGTTTATATTTTAGTCAAAACATATGTTTCTGATACTGCTTCAAAAGCAATAGGTAACCATTGACATGAAAATACACATTAAATTTGTTAGGAAGTTAAGTATTCTCACTTTAAGTTTTCTGGCATTCTTACAGAAGCTCTTGATTGTCGGTTTCGAGATACTGCTCGGATCTCGATCGATTCTCTTCAAAATGTTTTTAACTCGTTTCTCCATGACAAGAAAATCAGCCTCGGCTTTCGCTAGAAAGATTTTCTGCAAATTGATATAGTGTCTGGCAGAAAGAAACAATACAGCTACGTTAGCACTCTGGAAAATAGATCAATGCCATGGAGGCAGTTGCACTAACTCTGTTGAAGACGTCATATCAGGTATGGAGCCTTCTAGGGGTGCCTCTCCATCACCTTCGTTTGAGACAAACTCCTGCGCAGGTGGAGATGGATGAGTATTATGAACAAATCAAAATGAACATGAAAAATATGAGTTTAGCCGAGTAATATTCTAAAGCTTCAAACCTTCAGAGCCGCTACCATCACCCAAAAATCTGAGGAGCTTGAACTCGGTTCAGCACAACTATCATTGCAAATTTGTTGAATCTCTGAGCCTGGAACAGAGACCAGGTTTAGTTATCAACTATCATGACGAGTTACCACACCACACGAGATAGTAACTTACTGATTCCTCGAGGAGCAAAAACTTTGAAAGCAGCTTCGATGGCTTCCTTGTAGTTATCCTCATCCATAGATATCATCTTGGACTTAACAAAATCCTAAGATTTTAAGGATAAAGATTAAATAAGAACAAGGAAGCAAGCTAGCTAAAGACTTTGCTAAAAGAAAGgaactaaaccttaaactctttTTTCTCTTCCCTGGTGGAGGGAAGGTTACCACTATGGGACTTAGTCCATTCATCAGCCATCTTCACAAGAATGACAACGTAAGGTATGTGCTTATGCGCTACATGATCTGATACATTCAGATCAATTGTCTCCACAAAACTGCAGAGTTCAATGAATAACCACAAGGTTAAAGGAAGCCAAAACAAAATGATTAGCGAGGATAGGAAAGGAGTGTACCTATTGAGCTCAGGCCATGGATTATTCAAGCGAAGGTCATCAAGAAAATGATCAGGCTTTGAGTCAATTATAGTGTGCTCCTgacaaacaagaaaacaaaaaggaaaaaaaaaatacaaccaTGGAAACACTCCAAAACAAGACAGTAATTCCTTAGTTTCCTGACAAAATTGAACCAAGAAAGGTATTAATTACCTGTACTGACACACGAACAAGCCCAACAAGACCGTAAGAACGAACAAAAACCACCTTGACGTCTGCTTCTCGACAGATTCTATCAAGCTTCACCATTGAATCTTCCACCAGCTACATGGCAACACAAACAAGGACCAATAAAGCACTGGGAAAGGCATTTAAGAGAATCTGAGAGCATCAAGCAGCTCCAAGGGGAAACAAAAAGCTATATCAACTGGAAAAGACTCTGCCTTGTGAAgcagttaaaataaaaaaaagcacCCAACTTTACAAGTAATCAACATAAATCATATTACCTGAGTGGCTATAACAAGAGTGAACtgagagaagaaagaagggCTTGTCATAATCAAAGTATCAGGACTCTCCTCAACAAACTTGGCTTTAACAGAATCATTAAGCTCTTGGAGAAACGCACAAGTAGACTTAGCTTTTGACTGACCAACACTCCTCTCATCCACTTTCAcatgcccaaaaaaaaaaagaatcaaactcAATTCCATAGAAtctaataaccaaaaaaaaaaaaaaaaaaatcagaatacCCATGAAGTTGTTGCCAAGGTCACCAAGCTCGACTTTAGATCCATCAACGATGGTGATGCTCCCAACTCCACCGAGGACCAGATTCTTCAACGCCTCGGATCCAGTGGGGCCGCAATTGAGCAAACAGATGCTCGCTTCTTCCAACGCAGCTTGCCCTACTTCCCCCCATATCCTGCCACGTTCGAACGATTGATTACTTCTACTCCCTAAACGACGAGCTATAGAGTttatacagagagagagagagaagtaaaTCTATATACCTTAGCTGCCGATCGTACTTGGTTTTAGACATTGTTAAGCTCTAagcttactctctctctctctctctctctctctctctgagccTACTAGAGAACCGGTTAAGTCTTTCAATAAATGTTCggtttagttaccatttttttaccCAAATCATCTTTGAAGTTTTTATTCATACAGCCCATTAGCTTACTAGTAATGCTCACTATCTAATTAACCCGACTATGGGCCCATTATGGACCCATTTTGTGTTGTGTTGTCGATAACTTTGGTTACACCAGTTGTAGTCAACTCAAATATTTTAtgagaaaattgttttttacagaaaaaaaaatataactatcgTCACTTTATactaatcttatatattttatgtccaattaggttaattatttttaaaatggcaATAACGCCCTTAAAATtgcaatttttaaatataataaataatagatTCGATTAAACGGGATCGATCCGTGGAAGCATAGATATGAATCAtggtagaaataatgtgaaaaAATTTTGcgaaaattttgtgaacaatcaatggaaTGTAGAAGACGGCGTGAGAAGAAGGttaccactttttttttgttttttttaaatcgatttttttcaaaatatgaaagtgaatattctcaaatattttgtttccatatttttaggaactgatttcttatccgtataATACATCTAATATGTAGATATCAGTTTCTAcaggtttttagaattatagtaatgtgtagattttgatttctacatgttttagatttacagtaaatctgtagaagtcggtttctacgtgttttagatttatattaatgtgtagattttgatttctaaatattttagatcggtaggttaagcgcggaatgtgtattctaaatatttttagaatactcttaTTTATGTAGATTACGTAttttaaacattgtagattcaatgtaaaaagtggatttcgttttatacttcgtagaatgtcatttctactttatttagaacataatctgaaaaattgaaaaaaatggaTTTCGTTTTATACTTCGTAgaatgatttaaacattttagaactgaaaaaaataccactaagttcatatatgtatttttatcaatagttactattttttcaattttttttgtttttaaaactatatattaaatttattttcaaaaatattaaaaggtaTTATAGGcaaaaatgacacaaaatagATATTAGTCTAAAAGaacatatttatcatttttttgctttaaaaaaaaaccaatttttcCCTTTTTCTACCTTGATAAATAAATTAGAGTTGATTACACTAAGGGACACTTTTTGACTTTCTATTACACCTAGAGACACTTCTTACATGTGACACATTTTGTTGTGGGCCAGCGACAGATTGTTGACAATTTTGCGCTTAATGAAAATGACACTTGTGGATGGGTGATTTGTGGACGAGTGATGTGTGGTTGGGTGATTTGTGGACGGGTGATGTATGAATGAGTGATGAGTGATGAGTAATGTGTGGACATGTGATGTTAATGTGTTTATAGTAGATAACGTGGACAAACTATCTGTTTTGATTCCATAAATTTATACAACAATATGTGGACATGGGCTCATGTTACTAAAATTATACTATAAAATGTGGACACGAACTCTGTTATCTCCAACACAAGCACTTGGCTTCTTCAGCCCAATTGATAAATTATCTGCAATTAAACTTCAATCAAGATGAGAAAGAGATGATATTGTGAGTATGAGCGGAGAGAAAAATCGAAGAAACGTTTACCTTTTGTCGAAAAGTAATAGATCTTGCATGTCTGAGATTTCCGATCTAAGAAATTGCGCTTTTTCATGATGTGGATATATGTAAATTTGATTAGAACTGAATTTAGATCCTGAGATGATGAATGAAATCGAAAGTATATTGTCTATGTccacaactaatttataattatgttCAGATGTTCATATccacaactaatttataattatgttaTCCACGCTTTGGTATCCACATCcacatttagttttgtttacacattaatatatatatataatatatatatatgaaaatggatcttaaaatatagataattttatatatagtttattattacaattatttttgtttaatatattctAGAACTTGagataaagtaaataaaaacataaagtagaatacgaaaaataataaagagacataaaaagaagagagaggtTTTTTTTAGTTGAGGATCctcttttttgataaaagaaagTGTATCTCAAGTGATAAGTGTCTTGTAATGTAATTTGAATGTGGGAAAGTGTCTCCCGatgtaaaaaaatcaataaattattACGCATTAAGGGAATGTATGATCGGATGCAACGAGACAATACTGGAGGCGACATTTGATTCTTACTTAGAATGTTGTCGTCCTCGTTTCTATCTATCCTTAGTTGTCTTAAGATTTTTGTCACTCATTTGAGGTTTTAACAATTCCGCACTCCAtacaataagaaaatattttatgtatctttcttttattttccatCTGTCAAGAtttgttattttcattttaaaattaattaaaacaaatattcacTACCTGTACGTTTAATCAATAACTATTACTCTATGAGTAGAAATAAAGTTTGAAAACCAGCATCTAATTTTGGGCACGTCAGTTACAAGTTTGATGATACTAACCAACACATCCAAAAGTTTTAATTtctcttttattaattaataattatataaaatatttatttaaatattataattgacataattaattaaataaaatgtttattgtgaatcatatttataattacttgttattaaatatagaaatagaTAAGTATGTGCACATTTATCTGGAATCagagaaccgaaccaaaccaaacctcTTTTCTCGGTTCAATTTGGGTTTGGATCCTACGAATTACCTAACAAATCTTGTATCTTTAGAACCCAATAATtagaactaaaatatatattttacattatttttaatatttatctagtaaatattttttcattaacaAACATTATTCTGTATCgtttattttatcaaaaccgcacttataaacacattttactttaagacatttattttgtaatatatttattatgttaatatattatttatattatttaaatatattatatatcatatattatgtattattattattttattaattaaataatcattCAATACCGCAAATGTGTATGGTCACCAATCAAACAATATTCCGCATTGCATTTTACTTAAAATCGCAATTGTCCCGCACTGCACTATAATTCCGCATGAACCGCAGTTGCACCGTCCCGGACTTTAATTTCACACCGCTTTTATTTGTATCAACTCATACTCATGTTCAAAAACTCGGgcgcctagccgcctaggcaCCGCCTAATCGCTGATCGGACCTAAGCTGCCGCGACTTTAGTCAATTCGGACCAAAAAATTGCCAGCCAAATAATCGGCCCAATAAACCGATTAATCGGCCTATTTAGCGAATAATCGGCCCAATATTTGGTTAGTCGGTCCtactaaaaaaaattgcaaactATAAATATATCTTTAGGCCTACTAAGAAGTCCAAATACTTGACTAAGTCTCTAGTACAAAGGAGACTATATATAGATCACAATTTCGCCTCTTTTTCTCTCACTCACCGATGTGGGACTTTTGTTATACAACTTGATTAATAatcgaaaataaataaaatacactcCTGAGGATCGAGGACAGGTTGATTGGCGTAGGCACAAGGGTCCAAGCCACTAGCAGACGTCAACTTGTTTGTCCAATtacacatatattaatatatatacacatataaatataataaaaatataaaaactaggCTCCGATTAATCTCCGTTTAATCCCTGATTTCTTGGTAACTCGCTAGGTCCGGAATtgccgcccgactagcgcctagcgtagttTCGAACCGGGATTCAGAAGTTtaagaaaagagaaaatatgACTTTTGAAATggtaaagtaatttttttaccGTTGTAATTAATTTTTCTACCGTTGTAGCACAAAGTGAGAGAAAGTTccagagagagaaagtagatctacTTTGGGTCCGGCGCacggccggcgcgtgagcgaGCGTGCCGTCGCCGGAGCCCTCCGTTCTTCGTTAAGATGCTCTTACTCTGCTTCTCCTTCGCCTGCTATCCCCGACTGCCTTGTCTGAGCTCTGGTCCAGCTCCCAACCATCGTCGTCAACTCGGGAGTGAACCGACATCGATGGTGGCTAAGCGGCTGGAGTAACGACGCGGTCGTGTGGAGGTTTTTGGCGTGGTGAAGTAGGCTTGTCAGTTTATGTTTCGAATACGGGAGGTGAAGGCTTATCCAGCTCCGTCGCCGCCGGCCTAGTCTCTGGGAGGTGGGGGCTTCTTCAGCTCCGCCATCGCCGGCTTTAGGTGTTTCAATCTTTTAGTGGGGTAAGGGTTTGTTCCCGATTCTGGATCGGGGTGGTTATTGGTTCATGGTTCCTGTGGTTCGCGGCTTTGATCTGATGGATGAGATCTCGATTTAATCGATGAAGCTTTCCGATGTTAAGAAAAAGCGTGAATGAAGAGAGATGGTTCGTGGT
The window above is part of the Brassica napus cultivar Da-Ae chromosome C8, Da-Ae, whole genome shotgun sequence genome. Proteins encoded here:
- the LOC106397205 gene encoding NEDD8-activating enzyme E1 regulatory subunit AXR1-like isoform X2, yielding MDLKSSLVTLATTSWWMRGVLVSQKLSLLFTLVIATQLVEDSMVKLDRICREADVKVVFVRSYGLVGLVRVSVQEHTIIDSKPDHFLDDLRLNNPWPELNSFVETIDLNVSDHVAHKHIPYVVILVKMADEWTKSHSGNLPSTREEKKEFKDFVKSKMISMDEDNYKEAIEAAFKVFAPRGISSEIQQICNDSCAEPSSSSSDFWVMVAALKEFVSNEGDGEAPLEGSIPDMTSSTEHYINLQKIFLAKAEADFLVMEKRVKNILKRIDRDPSSISKPTIKSFCKNARKLKVCRYRTVEDEFSNPSVTEIQKCLADEDYSGAMGFYVLLRAVDRFTANYNKFPGQFDGGMDEDISRLKTTALSLLADLGCNGSVLPDDLINEMCRFGASELHVVAAFVGGIASQEVIKLVTKQFVPMLGTYIFNGIDHKSQLLTL
- the LOC106397205 gene encoding NEDD8-activating enzyme E1 regulatory subunit AXR1-like isoform X1; the encoded protein is MSKTKYDRQLRIWGEVGQAALEEASICLLNCGPTGSEALKNLVLGGVGSITIVDGSKVELGDLGNNFMVDERSVGQSKAKSTCAFLQELNDSVKAKFVEESPDTLIMTSPSFFSQFTLVIATQLVEDSMVKLDRICREADVKVVFVRSYGLVGLVRVSVQEHTIIDSKPDHFLDDLRLNNPWPELNSFVETIDLNVSDHVAHKHIPYVVILVKMADEWTKSHSGNLPSTREEKKEFKDFVKSKMISMDEDNYKEAIEAAFKVFAPRGISSEIQQICNDSCAEPSSSSSDFWVMVAALKEFVSNEGDGEAPLEGSIPDMTSSTEHYINLQKIFLAKAEADFLVMEKRVKNILKRIDRDPSSISKPTIKSFCKNARKLKVCRYRTVEDEFSNPSVTEIQKCLADEDYSGAMGFYVLLRAVDRFTANYNKFPGQFDGGMDEDISRLKTTALSLLADLGCNGSVLPDDLINEMCRFGASELHVVAAFVGGIASQEVIKLVTKQFVPMLGTYIFNGIDHKSQLLTL